The proteins below are encoded in one region of Acidimicrobiia bacterium:
- a CDS encoding TIGR03619 family F420-dependent LLM class oxidoreductase encodes MSSRPRVSVTISGLARLFGGDLPAVLDAARAADEAGVHQLVLPDHLAIGPRTDRYPFGTFPYPPDEPWLEPLTTLAAIGGATTRVRLATGVLIAPLRPALVLAKTAATLDVLSGGRLDLGVGVGWQPEEFTDPGQPFRGRTARLEDTVRACQALWNEAPPVSFSSPTVSFRDLWCEPRPDQRGGIPVWFGGGNTDRTARRIAALGQGWLPVGVRPMEDLQDGIERIRAAYRDAGRDPETLGVRAGVPVLTDERGQPDLDRTFASVDELAALGVTLISVALGRFLRDRADVAPFLRDVGAAFS; translated from the coding sequence ATGAGCTCGCGGCCCCGCGTCTCGGTCACGATCTCGGGGCTGGCGCGACTGTTCGGCGGCGACCTCCCGGCGGTCCTCGACGCGGCGCGCGCCGCCGACGAAGCCGGCGTCCACCAGCTCGTGCTGCCCGACCACCTGGCCATCGGGCCGCGCACCGACCGGTATCCGTTCGGCACCTTCCCGTACCCGCCCGACGAGCCCTGGCTCGAGCCGCTGACGACCCTGGCCGCGATCGGGGGCGCGACGACACGGGTCCGGCTGGCGACCGGCGTGCTGATCGCGCCGCTGCGCCCGGCGCTCGTCCTCGCCAAGACCGCCGCCACGCTGGACGTGCTGTCGGGCGGGCGCCTCGACCTCGGCGTCGGCGTGGGCTGGCAGCCCGAGGAGTTCACCGACCCCGGTCAGCCCTTCCGAGGCCGCACCGCGCGCCTCGAGGACACCGTCCGCGCCTGCCAAGCCCTCTGGAACGAGGCGCCGCCGGTGTCGTTCTCGTCGCCGACGGTCAGCTTCCGCGACCTCTGGTGCGAGCCCCGGCCGGACCAGAGGGGCGGCATCCCGGTGTGGTTCGGCGGCGGGAACACCGACCGCACCGCTCGGCGCATCGCCGCGCTCGGGCAGGGCTGGCTCCCGGTCGGCGTGCGCCCGATGGAGGACCTGCAGGACGGGATCGAGCGGATCCGCGCCGCCTACCGGGACGCCGGACGCGACCCCGAGACGCTCGGCGTGCGGGCCGGCGTCCCGGTCCTCACCGACGAGCGCGGGCAGCCCGACCTCGACCGGACGTTCGCGTCGGTCGACGAGCTCGCGGCGCTCGGCGTCACGCTGATCTCGGTCGCGCTCGGACGGTTCTTGCGCGACCGCGCCGATGTCGCGCCCTTCCTGCGCGACGTGGGCGCGGCGTTCTCCTGA
- a CDS encoding glucose 1-dehydrogenase, with the protein MANGSGRLAGKIAIITGAGNGMGRAAALLFASEGARVVVADAVEAAGRATVEAVVAAGGHATFAPVDVSDAAMVEAMVDTATTTYGALHVLYNNAGILPPEDAGVTDTPEGTWDRVMAVNLKGVWLGCRYGVPALLASGGGSIVNVSSLVALMGSATPQIAYTASKGGVLSLTRELAVEYARQGIRVNALCPGPIETPLLAELLGDPEWARRRLVHIPMGRPGRPDEVARAALFLASDDSSFMTGATLVVDGGISAAFVTPE; encoded by the coding sequence ATGGCGAACGGATCCGGCCGGCTCGCGGGCAAGATCGCGATCATCACCGGGGCCGGCAACGGCATGGGCCGAGCCGCCGCCCTGCTCTTCGCGTCCGAGGGGGCTCGCGTCGTGGTCGCCGACGCCGTCGAGGCGGCGGGGCGGGCGACGGTCGAGGCGGTGGTGGCCGCGGGCGGCCACGCCACGTTCGCGCCCGTCGACGTCTCCGACGCGGCGATGGTCGAGGCGATGGTCGACACCGCGACGACGACCTACGGCGCTCTGCACGTCCTCTACAACAACGCCGGGATCCTTCCGCCCGAGGACGCCGGCGTCACCGACACGCCCGAGGGCACGTGGGACCGCGTGATGGCAGTGAACCTCAAGGGCGTGTGGCTGGGCTGCCGGTACGGCGTGCCCGCGCTCTTGGCCTCGGGCGGCGGATCGATCGTGAACGTCTCGTCACTGGTCGCGCTGATGGGGTCGGCGACGCCGCAGATCGCGTACACCGCGAGCAAGGGTGGGGTGCTGTCGCTCACCCGAGAGCTCGCGGTCGAGTACGCGCGACAGGGCATCCGGGTCAACGCCCTGTGCCCCGGTCCGATCGAGACGCCGCTGCTCGCCGAGCTGCTCGGCGATCCGGAGTGGGCACGCCGCCGGCTCGTGCACATCCCGATGGGCCGCCCCGGTCGGCCCGACGAGGTGGCTCGCGCCGCGCTGTTCCTGGCGTCCGACGACTCGTCGTTCATGACCGGCGCGACCCTCGTCGTCGACGGGGGCATCAGCGCCGCGTTCGTGACGCCCGAGTGA
- a CDS encoding alpha/beta hydrolase, whose amino-acid sequence MAWRRAATLVASVAALALPATTAGAAPPRANGLHWTSCSHGFECSRLRVPLDDTVAAGPTISLALARLPASDRQHRIGSLVVNPGGPGASGVQYLEASAKMLPAAIRSRFDIVSFDPRGVGGSAPVQCQSNLDPIYRLDFAPPDDTARQALVAGVESFVAQCKARAASELPYLSTQRAARDMDRLRAALGDPRLTYLGYSYGTFLGSLYADQYPTRVRAMVLDGSVDPALGAAAQQIEQAQGFEHDLDLFLQSCSTDPSCTFHRSGDSASAYDALRARVETSPIAADGAGRGRTLHATEFDIAVTQFLYAGRAAFPDLAQALDNADKGNGTLLLQSSDQYTGRNPDGTYDQSLAAFLAIGCLDGPDVGGLTGLRAIEDQAALVAPRLGRSVVNNSLACAVWPVPTQSPPVPHAVGSPPIVVIGNTDDPATPLAWAEGLARELQSGVLVTVRSAQHTAYASGNSCVDNAVDRYLLQRVPPPGGIRC is encoded by the coding sequence ATGGCCTGGCGACGCGCCGCGACGCTCGTCGCGAGCGTCGCGGCGCTGGCCCTCCCGGCCACCACGGCCGGTGCCGCGCCGCCCCGGGCCAACGGGCTCCACTGGACGTCGTGCAGCCACGGGTTCGAGTGCTCCCGACTGCGCGTGCCGCTCGACGACACCGTCGCCGCGGGGCCCACGATCAGCCTGGCCCTCGCCCGACTGCCGGCGTCGGACCGTCAGCACCGGATCGGGTCGCTCGTCGTCAACCCGGGCGGGCCCGGGGCCTCCGGGGTCCAGTACCTCGAGGCGAGCGCCAAGATGCTGCCCGCCGCCATTCGATCCCGGTTCGACATCGTCAGCTTCGACCCCCGAGGTGTCGGCGGCAGCGCCCCCGTGCAATGCCAGTCGAATCTCGATCCGATCTACCGGCTCGACTTCGCGCCGCCGGACGACACCGCTCGGCAGGCCCTCGTGGCCGGCGTCGAGTCGTTCGTTGCCCAGTGCAAGGCCCGGGCCGCGTCGGAGCTCCCGTACCTCTCGACCCAGCGCGCCGCGCGCGACATGGATCGGCTCCGCGCCGCGCTCGGCGACCCCCGCCTCACCTACCTCGGCTACTCGTACGGCACCTTTCTCGGCTCGCTCTACGCCGACCAGTACCCGACCCGGGTGCGGGCGATGGTCCTCGACGGCTCCGTCGACCCCGCGCTCGGCGCGGCCGCACAGCAGATCGAGCAGGCGCAGGGGTTCGAGCACGACCTCGACCTCTTCCTCCAGTCGTGCTCGACCGACCCGTCGTGCACCTTCCACCGGAGCGGCGACAGCGCGTCGGCGTACGACGCGCTGCGGGCGCGGGTCGAGACCAGCCCGATCGCCGCCGACGGCGCCGGCCGCGGTCGCACGCTCCACGCGACCGAGTTCGACATCGCGGTGACCCAGTTCCTCTACGCGGGGCGGGCCGCCTTCCCGGACCTGGCCCAGGCGCTCGACAACGCCGACAAGGGCAACGGCACGCTGCTGCTCCAGTCGTCCGACCAGTACACGGGCCGGAACCCCGACGGCACCTACGACCAGAGCCTCGCCGCCTTCCTGGCCATCGGCTGCCTGGACGGGCCGGACGTCGGCGGCCTCACCGGCCTGCGTGCGATCGAGGACCAGGCCGCGCTCGTGGCCCCCCGCCTCGGGCGCTCGGTGGTGAACAACAGCCTCGCGTGCGCGGTCTGGCCGGTGCCGACCCAGAGCCCGCCTGTCCCGCACGCGGTGGGCTCACCTCCGATCGTCGTCATCGGGAACACCGACGACCCGGCGACCCCGCTGGCCTGGGCCGAGGGCCTCGCTCGCGAGCTCCAGTCCGGCGTGCTGGTGACGGTGCGCAGCGCCCAACACACCGCGTACGCATCCGGGAACTCGTGCGTCGACAACGCCGTCGACCGCTACCTGCTCCAGCGCGTGCCGCCGCCCGGCGGTATCCGCTGCTGA
- a CDS encoding alpha-L-rhamnosidase C-terminal domain-containing protein produces the protein MSGRRSAGRPSRPTTRPRAGLVAVAAVAALVLGSAGRAVQPSPPMWPARPRWQSYLPAAAPGRIEPVRVVTVSGVVADAAALAGGHGAAVLTLTPGGAPPRVVLDFGRDVGGRPRVDVAGASGTPRLRIAYSETLAGLSINGDGPQTTSDFDSGDPHRFDDYEVASRGTLIGAYLQGGERYELVTLLTPGRVSLRSVGLQDGSTPVTAGSMRGWFLSSSDRLNRIWYAGVVTAGLVDEPAGTRGNQASAVNDRPLLLDGAKRDRAVWAGDLDLTDRTVLDALDPTAVKRSLALLFAHPSRAAVLLAPAAPDGRGTGPLPGVCSPFTNAAQCYFYSATYSMLDVVDLAGYLLATGDVGFVRHLWPAVTRQMAWDASQVDARSLFATSSADGWDWNVEVHPGELTYVNAVYVLTLRDAAALADALRDRSDAAAYRQQATAVAAAVNRQLLDPVTGLYDPAVGQTGVVQDANVLAILSGIASPDAARTILAALDAALASPYGPVDVGSPGPPGYVPVISPYIGGYQLDAEFQAGRTAAGIDLLEREWGRMVDGDPGGTDWERMSVAGTPPAPATSMAHGWSTAATSALTRYVLGVSPTAPGYATFEVAPQPGSLGWAEGSVPTPRGSVVVRWAQRGASAFRLQVSVPERTAASIAVPVSGSGSTITLDGRPVWDRRGFHPRTGATGAQATPTAVVLTGVAPGSHVVDSHVG, from the coding sequence GTGAGCGGACGCCGGTCGGCCGGCCGGCCGTCCCGTCCGACGACGCGGCCTCGAGCCGGCCTCGTCGCGGTGGCCGCGGTGGCGGCCCTGGTCCTCGGGTCGGCTGGGCGGGCGGTCCAGCCGTCGCCACCGATGTGGCCCGCCCGCCCCCGCTGGCAGTCGTACCTGCCCGCCGCCGCTCCGGGCCGGATCGAGCCGGTGCGGGTCGTGACAGTGTCGGGCGTGGTCGCCGACGCGGCCGCGCTCGCCGGCGGACACGGCGCGGCCGTCCTGACCCTCACGCCCGGCGGTGCGCCGCCGCGGGTCGTCCTCGACTTCGGCCGCGATGTCGGGGGTCGACCGCGCGTGGACGTGGCCGGGGCGTCCGGCACGCCGCGACTGCGCATCGCGTACAGCGAGACCCTCGCCGGGCTGTCGATCAATGGGGACGGCCCGCAGACCACGAGCGACTTCGATTCGGGCGACCCGCACCGCTTCGACGACTACGAGGTCGCGTCCCGGGGCACGCTCATCGGCGCCTACCTGCAGGGCGGTGAGCGCTACGAGCTCGTGACGCTCCTCACGCCCGGGCGGGTGTCGCTGCGCTCGGTCGGCCTTCAGGACGGCAGCACGCCGGTCACCGCGGGCTCCATGCGCGGCTGGTTCCTCTCGAGCTCCGACCGGCTGAACCGCATCTGGTACGCCGGCGTCGTCACGGCCGGGCTCGTCGACGAGCCGGCTGGGACGCGCGGCAACCAAGCCTCAGCGGTCAACGACCGACCGCTGCTCCTCGACGGGGCGAAGCGCGATCGGGCCGTCTGGGCCGGCGACCTCGACCTCACCGACCGGACCGTGCTCGACGCGCTGGATCCGACCGCGGTCAAGCGCTCGTTGGCCCTGCTGTTCGCCCACCCGAGTCGCGCCGCGGTTCTCCTGGCGCCGGCCGCACCCGACGGGCGCGGCACCGGCCCGTTGCCCGGGGTGTGCTCGCCGTTCACGAACGCCGCCCAGTGCTACTTCTACTCGGCGACCTACTCGATGCTCGACGTCGTCGACCTCGCCGGATACCTGCTGGCGACCGGCGACGTCGGGTTCGTCCGGCACCTGTGGCCGGCCGTGACCCGCCAGATGGCCTGGGACGCGAGCCAGGTCGACGCCCGCAGCCTCTTCGCCACCAGCAGCGCCGACGGCTGGGACTGGAACGTCGAGGTCCACCCGGGCGAGCTGACGTACGTGAACGCCGTGTACGTGCTCACGCTGCGCGACGCCGCCGCCCTGGCCGACGCCCTCCGGGACCGGTCGGACGCGGCGGCCTACCGGCAGCAGGCCACCGCCGTGGCCGCGGCCGTGAACCGCCAGCTCCTCGACCCCGTCACCGGGCTCTACGACCCCGCCGTCGGCCAGACCGGCGTGGTCCAGGACGCCAACGTCCTCGCCATCTTGAGCGGCATCGCGTCCCCCGACGCCGCGCGCACGATCCTGGCCGCCCTCGACGCGGCGCTCGCGAGCCCGTACGGACCCGTCGACGTCGGATCGCCCGGCCCGCCCGGGTACGTGCCCGTGATCTCGCCCTACATCGGCGGGTACCAGCTCGACGCCGAGTTCCAGGCCGGCCGGACCGCCGCCGGCATCGACCTCCTCGAGCGCGAGTGGGGCCGGATGGTCGACGGCGACCCCGGGGGCACGGACTGGGAGCGCATGAGCGTCGCCGGGACGCCGCCGGCCCCGGCCACGAGCATGGCCCACGGCTGGTCCACCGCGGCGACGTCCGCGCTCACCCGGTACGTCCTCGGGGTGTCCCCCACCGCCCCCGGCTACGCGACGTTCGAGGTGGCGCCGCAACCGGGCTCGCTCGGCTGGGCCGAGGGCTCGGTCCCGACCCCGCGGGGCTCCGTCGTCGTGCGGTGGGCCCAGCGCGGCGCTTCCGCCTTCCGGCTCCAGGTGTCCGTCCCCGAGCGGACGGCGGCGTCGATCGCGGTCCCGGTGTCCGGCTCGGGGTCGACGATCACCCTGGACGGCCGGCCGGTCTGGGACCGGCGCGGCTTCCATCCCCG
- a CDS encoding acyl-CoA dehydrogenase family protein: MNFDLSEDQVALRDGIRSLCAGRFGRARVRAGFDRGVWSELAETGVFSARADGFGWADVSIMFQELGRALVPGPLTWSHLAHGVVDGIVGGVDRPAPDQPVFLEHRDAVDIVVILDDDGLEAVARDSLADAEALDWPLDPLTPVHRAATLPTGERVGDAGAARAWRLGGALLTAAYQVGMAQACADQATAYSLDRRQFGRPVGSFQAVKHLLADMAVRAEVARAGVDAAACVLDDPETGDAARAVSGAKVLAGDAALENAKGSLQVHGGMGFTWELDVHLYLKRAWLLNTSFGSPAAHAEALAS; encoded by the coding sequence GTGAACTTCGACCTGTCCGAGGACCAGGTGGCGCTGCGCGACGGCATCCGCAGCCTCTGTGCCGGCCGCTTCGGCCGGGCGCGCGTCCGTGCCGGCTTCGACCGCGGCGTGTGGAGCGAGCTCGCCGAGACCGGCGTGTTCTCGGCCCGCGCCGACGGCTTCGGGTGGGCCGACGTGTCGATCATGTTCCAGGAGCTGGGCCGCGCCCTCGTGCCCGGGCCGCTGACCTGGTCGCATCTGGCCCACGGCGTCGTCGACGGCATCGTCGGGGGCGTCGACCGCCCGGCTCCCGATCAGCCGGTGTTCCTCGAGCACCGCGACGCGGTCGACATCGTCGTGATCCTCGACGACGACGGGCTCGAGGCCGTGGCGCGGGACTCGCTCGCCGACGCCGAGGCGCTCGACTGGCCGCTGGACCCGCTGACACCGGTCCACCGCGCCGCGACGCTCCCGACGGGGGAGCGGGTCGGTGACGCCGGCGCGGCCCGGGCGTGGCGCCTCGGCGGCGCCCTGCTCACCGCCGCGTACCAGGTCGGCATGGCCCAAGCCTGCGCCGACCAGGCCACCGCCTACAGCCTCGATCGCCGCCAGTTCGGACGGCCGGTCGGATCGTTCCAAGCCGTGAAGCACCTGCTCGCCGACATGGCGGTGCGGGCCGAGGTCGCCCGCGCCGGCGTCGACGCCGCGGCGTGCGTGCTCGACGACCCCGAGACCGGCGACGCGGCGCGGGCGGTGAGCGGGGCCAAGGTGCTCGCCGGGGACGCCGCGCTCGAGAACGCGAAGGGCTCGCTGCAGGTCCACGGCGGCATGGGCTTCACGTGGGAGCTCGACGTCCACCTCTACCTGAAGCGGGCGTGGCTGCTGAACACGAGCTTCGGAAGCCCCGCCGCGCACGCCGAGGCGCTGGCGTCATGA
- a CDS encoding glutamine synthetase family protein, with translation MDRGRLDAAALERQIAADEIDTVVVAFTDLQGRLVGKRVTGRFFSDSVLAGGVEACNYLLAVDVDMAPLPGYRFASWEQGYGDLECRPDLATLRRIPWLDKTALVLCDVFGASGQPVEVSPRQILRRQVERAAALGFTVMCGSELEFYLFRDSYEEARAKGYADLTYHAPYVQDYHVLQTTRDEYVIRVIRNGMEAAGVPVEFSKGEAGPGQHEINLQYADALEMADRHVIYKNGAKEIAGLAGRAITFMAKYAIDQSGSSCHIHSSLWDRTGGQPQFWGESEVDHWSPVFRNWLGGLVLHTGELTWLFAPTVNSYKRYQPASWAPTALVWGLDNRTCGFRVVGDGPTSLRVESRVPGADCNPYLAFAATIAAGLHGLAHEEDPGARFDGNAYEAGDVARVPSTVVDAIAALEQSTLAADAFGAEVHQHLVNTAQQEWASFGAVVTDWERRRCFEQL, from the coding sequence ATGGACCGCGGGCGCCTCGACGCCGCCGCCCTGGAGCGCCAGATCGCCGCCGACGAGATCGACACCGTCGTCGTCGCCTTCACGGACCTGCAGGGGCGGCTGGTCGGCAAGCGCGTCACCGGCCGCTTCTTCTCGGACTCCGTGCTCGCCGGTGGCGTCGAGGCCTGCAACTACCTGCTGGCCGTCGACGTCGACATGGCGCCGCTGCCGGGCTATCGCTTCGCCAGCTGGGAGCAGGGGTACGGAGACCTCGAGTGCCGACCCGACCTGGCCACGCTGCGACGGATCCCGTGGCTCGACAAGACCGCCCTCGTCCTCTGCGACGTCTTCGGCGCCAGCGGACAGCCGGTCGAGGTCTCGCCCCGGCAGATCCTGCGACGCCAGGTCGAGCGCGCCGCCGCCCTCGGCTTCACCGTGATGTGCGGCTCCGAGCTCGAGTTCTACCTCTTCCGCGACTCGTACGAGGAGGCGCGTGCGAAGGGCTACGCCGATCTCACCTACCACGCGCCGTACGTGCAGGACTACCACGTCCTGCAGACGACCCGAGACGAGTACGTCATCCGCGTCATCCGCAACGGCATGGAGGCCGCCGGCGTGCCGGTCGAGTTCTCGAAGGGCGAGGCCGGCCCGGGCCAGCACGAGATCAACCTGCAGTACGCGGACGCGCTCGAGATGGCTGACCGCCACGTGATCTACAAGAACGGGGCGAAGGAGATCGCGGGCCTCGCCGGCCGCGCGATCACCTTCATGGCGAAGTACGCGATCGACCAATCCGGGTCCTCCTGCCACATTCACTCGAGCCTGTGGGACCGCACCGGCGGGCAGCCGCAGTTCTGGGGCGAGTCCGAGGTCGATCACTGGTCGCCGGTGTTCCGGAACTGGCTCGGCGGCCTCGTGCTCCACACCGGCGAGCTGACGTGGCTCTTCGCGCCGACGGTCAACTCCTACAAGCGGTACCAGCCGGCGTCTTGGGCGCCCACCGCGCTGGTCTGGGGACTCGACAACCGCACCTGCGGCTTCCGCGTGGTCGGCGACGGCCCGACCAGCCTCCGGGTCGAGTCGCGCGTCCCTGGCGCCGACTGCAACCCGTATCTCGCCTTCGCGGCCACGATCGCGGCGGGGCTCCACGGCCTCGCCCACGAGGAGGACCCCGGGGCCCGCTTCGACGGCAACGCGTACGAGGCCGGCGACGTGGCGCGGGTCCCGTCGACGGTCGTCGACGCGATCGCCGCGCTCGAGCAGAGCACGCTCGCCGCCGACGCCTTCGGAGCGGAGGTCCATCAGCACCTCGTGAACACCGCGCAGCAGGAGTGGGCGAGCTTCGGCGCGGTCGTGACCGACTGGGAGCGTCGTCGCTGCTTCGAGCAGCTGTGA
- a CDS encoding acyl-CoA dehydrogenase family protein: protein MDLRLSESDEAFRAQLRDWLAVTLPKLPARPARDDWPARVRYDTDWQRRLFDAGYAGMSWPKEYGGRDASPTEQLLFLEETTRAEAPYVGVNFVGTLHAGPTLIAEGTDVQKAHLPRILRGEEVWCQCFSEPGAGSDLAGLRTRAVRDGSDYVVTGQKIWCSFGQVGEFGELLVRTDPDAPKHRGISWLILPMEQAGIEVRPIETLLGSSEFCEVFLDEVRVPVANRVGAENDGWRVTNVTLSFERGTAFVSEMVDARRLAEELRPLVAARGERRELGRVLAALDALWALTMRNVTQASRGTIGSGALMFKLAYSEARDRLGELTMRVLGRGAFDVHDYRVEERLRTLSIPIAAGTSQIQRNIIGERLLGLPREQSWE, encoded by the coding sequence ATGGACCTTCGGCTCTCGGAGTCGGACGAAGCATTCCGCGCGCAGCTCCGCGACTGGCTGGCGGTCACCCTTCCCAAACTCCCGGCGCGGCCGGCGCGTGACGACTGGCCGGCGCGTGTCCGCTACGACACGGACTGGCAACGACGCCTGTTCGACGCCGGCTACGCCGGGATGAGCTGGCCGAAGGAGTACGGCGGGCGCGACGCCTCTCCAACCGAGCAGCTGCTGTTCCTCGAGGAGACCACCCGGGCCGAGGCCCCGTACGTCGGCGTGAACTTCGTCGGGACCCTGCACGCCGGTCCGACGCTGATCGCCGAGGGCACCGACGTCCAGAAGGCCCACCTGCCGCGCATCCTGCGCGGCGAGGAAGTCTGGTGCCAGTGCTTCTCGGAGCCGGGGGCCGGCTCAGACCTGGCCGGCCTGCGCACGCGGGCGGTGCGCGACGGCTCGGACTACGTCGTGACCGGCCAGAAGATCTGGTGCTCGTTCGGACAGGTCGGTGAGTTCGGCGAGCTCCTCGTGCGCACGGACCCGGATGCGCCGAAGCACCGCGGCATCTCGTGGCTCATCCTGCCGATGGAGCAGGCCGGCATCGAGGTCCGCCCGATCGAGACGCTGCTCGGGTCCTCCGAGTTCTGCGAGGTCTTTCTCGACGAGGTGCGGGTGCCGGTCGCGAATCGCGTGGGCGCCGAGAACGACGGCTGGCGGGTCACCAACGTCACGTTGTCGTTCGAGCGGGGCACCGCGTTCGTCAGCGAGATGGTCGACGCGCGCCGCCTGGCCGAGGAGCTCCGGCCGCTCGTCGCGGCACGCGGCGAGCGCCGCGAGCTCGGGCGGGTGCTGGCGGCGCTCGACGCCCTCTGGGCCCTCACCATGCGCAACGTGACCCAGGCCAGCCGCGGCACGATCGGATCGGGTGCGCTGATGTTCAAGCTCGCGTACTCGGAGGCCCGCGACCGGCTCGGCGAGCTCACGATGCGGGTGCTCGGGCGCGGCGCTTTCGACGTGCACGACTACCGCGTCGAGGAGCGGCTGCGCACGCTCTCCATCCCGATCGCCGCCGGCACCTCGCAGATCCAACGCAACATCATCGGTGAGCGGCTGCTCGGCCTCCCTCGGGAGCAGTCGTGGGAGTGA